Proteins from a single region of Desulfolutivibrio sulfoxidireducens:
- the otsB gene encoding trehalose-phosphatase, which translates to MNDPAGIAALFADPFLDAILAGRREGILLLDYDGTLAPFRDRRDQAVPYPGVVETLGRLPAHGPGRFAVVSGRMGAEVADFLHPARPSEIWGCHGAERLSPGGAPRIQAMPWQWEEALRRAFDLAAEAAPAGALEWKTVSLALHWRGMDTAEQQRLARHVGSLWAELARRTGLVPHAFDGGLELRPPGWDKGLAVRAMRRENPGAALVYLGDDLTDEDAFQALGPSDIGVLVRERPRLTLARYRITPPGELLGFLRVWADSMRGAPHEPRR; encoded by the coding sequence ATGAATGATCCGGCGGGAATCGCGGCGCTTTTCGCCGACCCGTTTCTGGACGCGATCCTGGCGGGAAGGCGGGAGGGGATTTTGCTTCTGGACTACGACGGGACCTTGGCACCGTTTCGGGACAGGCGCGATCAGGCCGTGCCCTATCCGGGGGTGGTGGAGACGCTGGGCCGGTTGCCGGCTCACGGTCCGGGCCGGTTCGCCGTGGTCAGCGGTCGGATGGGGGCGGAGGTCGCGGATTTTCTGCACCCGGCCAGGCCCTCGGAGATATGGGGATGCCATGGGGCCGAACGCCTGTCGCCCGGCGGCGCGCCCCGGATTCAGGCCATGCCCTGGCAATGGGAAGAGGCGCTTCGCAGGGCCTTTGACCTCGCCGCCGAGGCCGCCCCGGCCGGGGCGTTGGAATGGAAAACCGTCAGCCTGGCCCTGCATTGGCGCGGCATGGACACGGCGGAACAACAGCGACTCGCCCGGCACGTCGGCTCCTTGTGGGCCGAGTTGGCGCGGCGGACGGGGTTGGTGCCGCATGCCTTTGACGGCGGGCTGGAACTGCGCCCGCCAGGATGGGACAAGGGACTGGCCGTGCGCGCCATGAGGCGCGAAAATCCCGGCGCGGCCCTGGTCTATCTCGGCGACGACCTCACGGACGAGGACGCGTTCCAGGCGCTCGGCCCGTCGGACATCGGCGTCCTGGTCCGGGAGCGGCCGCGCCTGACGCTGGCGCGCTACCGGATAACCCCGCCCGGGGAACTGCTTGGGTTCCTGCGCGTGTGGGCGGATTCCATGCGGGGTGCTCCCCACGAGCCTCGGAGGTGA
- a CDS encoding beta-1,3-glucanase family protein has translation MAHHDSPRSQEAAPKGVPIVFGPLGGFAPDKVLVHFLGGGKPGVKGRYYNKSTGTMEDLIRDTPYSLAELTSPVSVGGGAPANIPSVFITSYVSGRIYISLNAPLDGLGCCYQPASANPNDPNYLIRYQYIEPTVDAGGMHVNMSYIDCAAIGLILTAVNAPHSKNSPLATLVNTTQLVTAAANAATPPLANVVPSPKDILPSPKFARVLPPMAFHDATNPNPLYHDWTSYLKTTLQRQAIHIQGCFAGSQAGGIPQRERLTSQGYDYMATVDVNGNVTMTAQKGSGKANPTCGGIKGDGIGDQSTVTITFAELNATNGIYGCDPGYTWSYVDPHGKTQSDTTSSMTNDVFGWVVGDLLAGLNFGFPGSAVTFNGIPLGGLSSTRWWGGTMPDGTVIDPANTPAGKNLLFDKAQPAKPTNYNTYAASLQGKATAYGFSLQDRLGQVLMEFDPAIDPNSYLMIELNVDQ, from the coding sequence ATGGCGCATCACGATTCTCCACGGTCCCAGGAAGCGGCACCCAAGGGTGTCCCCATCGTCTTCGGCCCACTCGGCGGGTTTGCCCCGGACAAGGTCCTCGTCCATTTCCTTGGCGGAGGGAAGCCCGGGGTGAAAGGGCGGTATTACAACAAGTCAACCGGCACGATGGAAGATCTGATCCGGGACACCCCCTATTCCCTGGCCGAGCTCACCAGTCCGGTCTCCGTGGGCGGGGGGGCTCCGGCCAATATCCCGTCGGTCTTCATCACCTCGTACGTTTCAGGCCGCATCTACATCAGCCTCAACGCCCCCCTGGACGGTCTCGGCTGCTGCTACCAGCCAGCCTCGGCGAACCCCAATGATCCCAACTATCTCATCCGGTACCAGTATATCGAACCGACCGTCGACGCCGGGGGCATGCACGTCAACATGTCCTATATCGATTGCGCCGCGATCGGCCTGATACTGACCGCCGTGAACGCCCCGCACAGCAAAAACAGCCCGCTGGCGACGCTGGTAAACACGACGCAACTTGTCACCGCGGCCGCGAATGCGGCAACACCGCCCCTGGCAAACGTCGTTCCCTCTCCCAAAGACATTCTGCCTTCGCCCAAATTCGCCAGGGTGCTTCCGCCCATGGCCTTCCATGACGCGACGAATCCGAATCCCCTGTATCATGATTGGACCTCTTACCTGAAAACGACCCTGCAAAGGCAAGCGATCCACATCCAGGGATGCTTCGCCGGCTCGCAGGCCGGAGGAATCCCGCAGAGGGAGCGGTTGACCTCGCAGGGGTACGATTACATGGCCACGGTCGACGTGAACGGCAACGTGACCATGACCGCGCAAAAAGGGTCGGGCAAGGCCAACCCCACATGCGGCGGAATCAAGGGCGATGGCATCGGGGACCAAAGCACCGTCACCATCACCTTCGCGGAACTGAATGCGACCAATGGGATTTACGGTTGCGACCCCGGCTATACCTGGTCCTATGTCGATCCCCATGGGAAAACCCAAAGCGACACCACGTCCTCGATGACCAACGACGTTTTCGGATGGGTGGTCGGCGACCTGCTGGCCGGACTCAATTTCGGGTTCCCGGGAAGCGCCGTCACCTTCAACGGCATTCCCCTCGGTGGTCTTTCCAGCACGAGATGGTGGGGAGGCACGATGCCGGACGGGACCGTCATCGACCCGGCGAACACCCCGGCGGGCAAGAACCTCTTGTTCGACAAAGCGCAACCGGCCAAGCCCACGAACTATAACACCTATGCGGCCAGCCTCCAGGGCAAGGCCACGGCCTATGGCTTTTCCCTGCAGGACCGGCTGGGGCAGGTGCTCATGGAATTCGACCCCGCGATCGATCCGAACAGCTATCTCATGATCGAACTCAACGTTGACCAGTAG
- the treS gene encoding maltose alpha-D-glucosyltransferase has translation MWYKETIIYELHVRSFADGDGDGVGDFKGLIDRLDYLKRLGVGALWLQPFYPSPLRDDGYDIADYTAIHPAYGDLADFRRFLREAHRRGLRVITELVLNHTSDQHPWFQRARRAKPGSPHRDFYVWSDTPDKFRQARIIFKDFEQSNWSWDPVAKAYFWHRFYSNQPDLNYDNPAVRRAMLKVVDFWLGMGVDGLRLDAVPYLFERQGTNCENLPQTHAFLKELRAHVDAAFPDRMLLAEANQWPEDAVAYFGQGDECHMAFHFPIMPRIFMSLWAEDRYPIIDILEQTPAIPDACQWALFLRNHDELTLEMVSEEERDSMYRAYARDAKSRINLGIRRRLAPLMQNNRRKMELINILLLSFPGTPFLYYGDELGMGDNYHLGDRNGVRTPMQWSPDRNAGFSKANPQSLFLPVVIDPEYHYELVNVETLEHNQSSLLWWMRRVLAAYKAQPALGKGSLRFVRGENTKVLALLRTDGDNRLLAVINLSRHAQVAELDLSELAGFTPVDVFGQTRFPLIDRSAYVLTMGPYDYFWFRLESGRAVHAPDKQPGPLTVPLRAARKACASDVLTLSGAGLAPSALSAILARFVGEGAEEVRHIDELVLPADHGSVSLLLAGGPEGHGDAPNHFMVVSRTREGPADAQGGVPENVLVRLKCPRNVETLANGLTDQASLACLAGFLASGKRRQAEYGVFQSETYARKSERMAMRRPVAIRLLTQNPHSMTYSLDNAVFLKVFLRPEEGINPDLELPLQLAKRDFPGVPRVLASFSYSRPRAQAMTLAVASSYAPGAVAGETFVLEALDRFFGEVLAEGRPPTPEIRGEVIGEYLLEFFRGLGERAAKLHQALAAVPGPDFAPEPMNKLYLRSIYQSMRNHLHRTAEAVDTVRRDVPGLKPIPTRALRERFSSLLSLAPSGSRIRIHGDFTLENVLRAGQELVLVDYDGDIRLPLGERRIKRSPLRDVASMLQSVAVTARRGYERCLAHAATEAQLLSDWLERWLAAVCGMFFTAYLDAAGDADCLPPDDASRRVLLEVYVLEQGLRGILRAIDEGRHSEVPVLRTALGSLKGLAP, from the coding sequence ATGTGGTATAAAGAAACCATCATCTATGAATTGCATGTGCGTTCCTTCGCCGATGGGGACGGGGACGGGGTTGGCGATTTCAAGGGCCTCATCGACCGGTTGGACTATCTGAAACGGCTGGGGGTCGGGGCCTTGTGGCTCCAGCCGTTCTATCCCTCCCCCCTGCGCGACGACGGGTACGACATCGCCGACTATACCGCCATCCACCCGGCCTACGGCGATCTGGCCGATTTCCGGCGGTTTTTGCGCGAGGCGCACAGGCGGGGACTGCGGGTCATCACCGAGCTGGTGCTCAACCATACCTCCGATCAACATCCCTGGTTTCAGCGGGCCAGAAGGGCCAAGCCCGGTTCGCCCCACCGTGATTTCTACGTCTGGAGCGACACCCCGGACAAGTTTCGCCAGGCCCGCATCATCTTCAAGGATTTCGAGCAGTCCAACTGGTCATGGGACCCGGTGGCCAAGGCCTACTTCTGGCACCGCTTCTACTCCAACCAGCCGGATCTCAACTACGACAATCCGGCGGTGCGCCGGGCCATGCTGAAGGTGGTGGACTTTTGGCTGGGCATGGGCGTGGACGGATTGCGCCTCGACGCCGTGCCCTACCTCTTCGAGCGCCAGGGGACCAACTGCGAAAATCTCCCGCAGACCCACGCCTTTCTCAAGGAACTGCGGGCACATGTGGACGCCGCCTTCCCGGACCGGATGCTTCTGGCCGAGGCCAACCAGTGGCCCGAGGACGCGGTCGCCTACTTCGGCCAGGGCGACGAATGCCACATGGCCTTTCATTTTCCGATCATGCCCCGCATCTTCATGTCCCTTTGGGCCGAGGACCGCTATCCCATCATCGACATCCTCGAACAGACCCCGGCCATCCCGGACGCCTGCCAGTGGGCCCTTTTTTTGCGCAACCACGATGAATTGACCCTGGAGATGGTCAGCGAGGAGGAGCGCGACTCCATGTACCGGGCCTACGCCAGGGACGCCAAAAGCCGCATCAACCTGGGCATCCGCCGTCGCCTGGCGCCGCTTATGCAGAACAACCGGCGCAAGATGGAACTGATCAACATCCTGCTGCTCTCCTTTCCCGGCACGCCTTTTCTCTACTATGGCGACGAGTTGGGCATGGGCGACAACTACCACCTCGGCGACCGAAACGGCGTGCGCACCCCCATGCAATGGAGTCCGGACCGCAACGCCGGTTTTTCCAAGGCCAATCCCCAATCCCTGTTTCTGCCCGTGGTCATCGATCCGGAATACCATTACGAACTGGTCAACGTGGAGACCCTGGAGCACAACCAGTCCTCGCTTTTATGGTGGATGCGCCGGGTCCTGGCCGCCTACAAGGCCCAGCCCGCCCTGGGCAAGGGGAGCCTGCGGTTCGTCCGGGGGGAAAACACCAAGGTTCTGGCCTTGCTGAGGACCGACGGCGACAACCGCCTCCTGGCCGTGATCAACCTCTCCAGGCATGCCCAGGTGGCCGAACTGGACCTGTCGGAACTGGCCGGCTTCACCCCGGTGGACGTGTTCGGGCAGACCAGGTTTCCCCTCATCGACCGATCCGCCTACGTCTTGACCATGGGGCCGTACGACTATTTCTGGTTCCGCCTGGAAAGCGGCCGCGCCGTCCATGCCCCAGACAAGCAGCCCGGCCCGCTGACCGTCCCCCTCCGGGCGGCCCGGAAGGCGTGCGCCTCGGATGTCCTGACCCTGTCCGGCGCGGGCCTCGCGCCTTCCGCCCTAAGCGCCATCCTGGCCCGCTTCGTTGGGGAAGGGGCCGAAGAGGTCCGCCACATCGACGAGTTGGTCCTGCCGGCGGATCACGGGAGCGTCAGCCTGCTCTTGGCCGGTGGACCGGAAGGGCATGGCGACGCTCCAAACCATTTCATGGTCGTTTCCAGGACCCGGGAGGGGCCGGCCGATGCCCAGGGGGGCGTTCCGGAGAACGTCCTGGTCCGTCTGAAATGCCCGCGGAACGTGGAGACGTTGGCCAACGGCCTGACGGATCAAGCCTCCCTTGCCTGCCTGGCCGGCTTTCTGGCCTCGGGAAAACGTCGTCAGGCGGAATACGGCGTGTTCCAAAGCGAGACCTACGCGCGCAAGAGCGAACGGATGGCGATGCGGCGGCCCGTGGCTATCCGTCTTTTGACCCAGAATCCCCACTCCATGACCTATTCCCTGGACAACGCGGTCTTCCTGAAGGTGTTTTTGCGTCCCGAGGAGGGGATCAACCCGGACCTGGAGCTGCCGCTGCAGTTGGCCAAGCGGGATTTCCCGGGGGTGCCCCGGGTGCTGGCCTCTTTCTCCTACAGCCGCCCCCGGGCCCAGGCCATGACCCTGGCCGTGGCCTCGTCCTACGCGCCCGGGGCGGTGGCCGGCGAGACCTTTGTCCTTGAGGCCCTGGATCGGTTTTTCGGGGAAGTCCTGGCGGAAGGGAGACCGCCGACCCCCGAGATCAGGGGCGAGGTCATCGGGGAATACCTGCTGGAGTTTTTCCGGGGCCTGGGGGAAAGGGCCGCCAAGCTGCATCAGGCCCTGGCCGCCGTTCCGGGTCCGGATTTCGCGCCCGAGCCCATGAACAAGCTCTACCTGCGCTCCATCTACCAGTCCATGCGCAACCATCTGCACCGGACCGCCGAGGCCGTGGATACGGTCCGTCGGGATGTCCCGGGCCTGAAGCCCATTCCCACGCGCGCCCTGCGGGAACGTTTTTCCTCCCTGTTGTCGCTTGCCCCGAGCGGGTCGCGCATCCGCATCCATGGCGATTTCACGCTGGAAAACGTGTTGCGCGCGGGTCAGGAACTGGTGCTGGTCGATTACGACGGCGACATCCGGCTGCCCCTGGGCGAACGGCGCATCAAGCGTTCCCCCCTGCGCGACGTGGCCAGCATGCTCCAATCCGTGGCGGTCACGGCCCGGCGCGGATACGAGCGGTGTCTCGCTCACGCCGCGACCGAGGCGCAGTTGCTGTCCGATTGGCTCGAAAGATGGCTTGCGGCCGTGTGCGGGATGTTTTTTACCGCCTATCTGGATGCGGCGGGCGACGCGGACTGTCTTCCGCCGGACGACGCGTCGCGGCGGGTGTTGCTTGAGGTCTACGTCTTGGAGCAAGGGTTGCGAGGTATTTTGCGGGCCATCGACGAGGGGCGCCACAGCGAGGTGCCCGTGCTGCGCACCGCGCTGGGGAGCTTGAAAGGGCTGGCCCCATGA
- a CDS encoding iron-containing alcohol dehydrogenase codes for MRFSFSGPGRIVFGPGCASELAGIVAGYGNRVLLVTGAHPERLRRIRDGLAEAGVVVVPYAVLGEPTVAVAAEGASLAREAGCAAVVSVGGGSVMDAGKAVAALAANPGDPYDFLEVVGRGLPLPNAPLPHVAAPTTAGTGAEATANAVLLSPEHKVKVSLRSAGMFPDVALVDPELTHGMPPAVTAATGLDALTQLLEAFVSRQKNPMTDALCREGLMRAARSLERAYLDGSDAAAREDMALAALLSGLALANAKLGAVHGLAAPLGGAFPAPHGFVCARLLPLVMEANVRALLERDPGSPALGAFAEAGRILTAGADGKGRSGTGDERADIAAGVARVKGLCDRVGTPSLSRFGMTREDVSGIAAKGLRASSMRGNPVELSPEEVEGILLRAL; via the coding sequence ATGCGGTTTTCGTTTTCGGGACCGGGACGCATCGTATTCGGTCCGGGGTGTGCGTCCGAGCTTGCCGGGATTGTAGCCGGATATGGGAATCGGGTCCTGCTGGTGACCGGGGCGCATCCGGAAAGGCTGCGGCGGATCAGGGACGGGCTGGCCGAGGCGGGCGTCGTCGTCGTGCCCTATGCGGTTCTGGGGGAACCCACGGTGGCCGTGGCGGCCGAGGGCGCGAGTCTGGCCCGGGAGGCGGGGTGCGCGGCGGTTGTTTCTGTTGGCGGGGGCAGCGTCATGGACGCGGGCAAGGCCGTGGCCGCCCTGGCCGCCAATCCCGGGGACCCCTACGACTTTTTGGAGGTGGTGGGGCGGGGCCTGCCCCTTCCCAACGCGCCCCTGCCGCATGTGGCCGCGCCGACCACGGCCGGGACCGGGGCCGAGGCCACGGCCAACGCCGTGCTTTTGTCCCCGGAGCACAAGGTCAAGGTCAGCCTGCGCTCGGCCGGCATGTTCCCGGACGTGGCCCTGGTGGACCCGGAATTGACCCACGGGATGCCGCCGGCGGTCACGGCGGCCACCGGGCTCGACGCCCTGACCCAGCTTTTGGAGGCCTTCGTGTCCCGGCAAAAAAATCCCATGACCGACGCCCTGTGCCGCGAGGGGCTTATGCGCGCGGCCCGGTCGCTTGAGCGGGCGTATCTGGACGGGTCCGACGCGGCGGCGCGCGAGGACATGGCCCTGGCCGCGCTTTTAAGCGGCCTGGCCCTGGCCAATGCCAAGCTTGGGGCGGTGCATGGGCTGGCCGCGCCTTTGGGAGGAGCGTTTCCCGCGCCGCACGGATTCGTGTGCGCCCGGCTTCTGCCCCTGGTCATGGAGGCCAATGTCCGGGCGCTTTTGGAGCGCGATCCGGGTTCGCCGGCCCTTGGGGCCTTTGCCGAGGCCGGGCGCATCCTGACGGCTGGCGCGGACGGCAAAGGCCGATCCGGAACGGGGGACGAAAGGGCTGACATCGCGGCCGGGGTGGCCAGGGTGAAGGGGCTGTGCGACCGGGTCGGGACGCCGTCCCTGTCCCGGTTCGGGATGACCCGGGAGGACGTGTCGGGCATCGCGGCCAAAGGCTTGCGGGCCAGCAGCATGCGGGGAAATCCCGTGGAACTTTCGCCGGAGGAGGTGGAGGGGATACTTCTGCGGGCGCTCTAG
- a CDS encoding phage regulatory CII family protein, whose product MPDSIMDVLREMVRASGKPAKALARELGKPYTTFMRELSQADTGAKLGVELLLPLMRACDSILPLRFLASRMDCRVVSLRNVTPDKPTLHEELLDSYEALTQYHRAMRDRQPPENVAALRETVIRQVQEDFVAYIQEATE is encoded by the coding sequence ATGCCAGACTCGATCATGGACGTCCTGCGCGAAATGGTGCGGGCCTCGGGCAAGCCCGCCAAGGCCCTGGCCAGGGAACTGGGCAAGCCCTACACCACCTTCATGCGGGAACTCAGCCAGGCCGACACGGGGGCCAAACTCGGGGTGGAGCTGCTCCTTCCCCTGATGCGGGCCTGCGATTCCATCCTGCCCCTGCGGTTTCTGGCCTCACGCATGGATTGCCGCGTGGTTTCCCTCCGGAATGTCACGCCGGACAAACCCACCCTGCACGAGGAACTCCTCGACTCCTACGAGGCCCTGACCCAATACCATCGGGCCATGCGCGACAGGCAGCCTCCGGAAAACGTGGCCGCCCTGCGTGAAACGGTGATCCGGCAGGTGCAGGAAGATTTCGTGGCCTACATCCAAGAGGCCACAGAGTAG
- a CDS encoding NAD(P)/FAD-dependent oxidoreductase, with product MNHTDVIILGAGASGLLCAALCAARGRSTLVLDHAERPAAKVRVSGGGRCNLTNLAASPSDYVGQNPHFVKSALARFTPADILAIVHAGGLTTAEEDQGKIFCRQGASAVADLLVANARAAGAAIRTRTAIHEVRHESDAGRFTLETSTGLLACSRLIVATGGLSWPRLGASDLGHRIARQYGIPVVATRPGLVPLLAPAGLSPFCHSLAGTALPVAITGPDPMPPIHGDLLFTHKGISGPAVLDASLHWSPSQTLAIDLSPGRDLTTIPDHHPRLDVKNALARFVPSRLAAALCDLHTLAGPVAATPRKRLLSVLASLHAFPFAPAGTEGYAKAEVTLGGVDTAHISSKTMQARALPALCFIGETLDVTGRLGGLNLHWAFASAHAAAQAA from the coding sequence ATGAACCATACCGACGTCATCATCCTGGGGGCCGGGGCCTCGGGCCTTTTGTGCGCCGCCCTGTGCGCGGCCAGGGGCCGCTCCACCCTGGTCCTGGACCACGCCGAACGCCCGGCCGCCAAGGTCCGCGTAAGCGGCGGCGGCCGCTGCAATCTGACCAATCTGGCGGCCTCGCCCTCGGACTACGTCGGCCAAAACCCCCATTTCGTCAAATCCGCCCTGGCCCGGTTCACCCCGGCCGATATCCTGGCCATTGTCCACGCCGGCGGCCTCACCACCGCCGAGGAGGACCAGGGCAAGATATTCTGCCGCCAGGGGGCCTCGGCCGTGGCCGACCTGCTGGTCGCCAACGCCCGCGCCGCCGGGGCGGCCATCCGCACCCGGACCGCCATCCACGAGGTCCGCCACGAATCCGATGCCGGCCGCTTCACCCTTGAGACCTCAACCGGCCTCCTGGCCTGCTCCCGGCTGATCGTGGCCACCGGCGGCCTTTCCTGGCCGCGCCTTGGGGCCTCGGACCTGGGACACCGCATCGCCCGGCAATACGGCATCCCGGTCGTGGCCACCCGGCCCGGCCTGGTGCCGCTTCTGGCCCCGGCCGGGCTTTCCCCCTTCTGCCACTCCCTGGCCGGCACGGCCCTGCCCGTGGCCATCACCGGACCGGACCCCATGCCGCCCATCCACGGCGACCTGCTCTTCACCCACAAGGGCATCTCCGGACCGGCCGTGCTCGACGCCTCCCTGCACTGGTCCCCCTCCCAGACCCTGGCCATCGACCTCTCCCCGGGCCGCGACCTCACGACCATCCCGGACCACCACCCGCGCCTGGACGTGAAAAACGCCCTGGCCCGCTTCGTTCCCTCCCGCCTGGCCGCCGCCCTGTGCGACCTCCACACTCTCGCCGGCCCGGTCGCCGCCACTCCCCGCAAACGCCTCCTGTCCGTCCTGGCCTCGCTGCACGCCTTCCCCTTCGCACCCGCCGGCACCGAAGGCTACGCCAAGGCCGAGGTCACCCTGGGCGGCGTGGACACGGCGCACATCTCCTCCAAGACCATGCAGGCCCGGGCCCTGCCGGCCCTGTGCTTCATCGGCGAGACCCTGGACGTCACCGGCCGCCTGGGGGGCCTGAACCTGCACTGGGCCTTTGCCTCGGCCCACGCGGCCGCGCAGGCGGCCTGA